TATAGACATCGATATTTCTACTACGAGAACCCTTTAATAGGtagaattatttgatataatttgagtataatttaatagaCACAGATGAGTAAAATATTCGCTTTTAAATGCGTCAGCTTAACCAGTAGAATTGGAATCGTCTGGATGTTCATGGATGTGATACTCCAAATCCCAAATCAAATCATTGCTctgtaaatagataaattattttttaaataaattattatgtaaagtgttcacttatttctttaaaatacataCCTCTGCCACAAAtgacacatatttatatatgtccaGATCAAAGACGGGCTTCGGCTTTTTCATGATAGGAGGCTTATTGGTGATCTATAAAATGCACAATATGTTAGTTAAaacctaaattattataactataaaaatgcaattgtaaaaaaagtgCTTAAAACATACAAGGTCATCCAAAACGGTCATCAAATCTTTGTAGTCGTCGTCATCGATCGGTTGGCCTTCGGCTTCTTCGTTTATCTCAAACGTAATCGTGGGAGATGGCGGTGAAGGCGGTGTCACTGTGAGATTTATTGGTGTGTTATAATCGAAAAACATTATTCCAATcaagtaaaatatgtaaaaaatatagaaattttttaaattgtttatgttcATACAATTAATTTCCTCCTCGGACTCCTCCATCTCCACATCCATTTCTTGCAATGCGTCCATTTGCCTGTCTG
This genomic window from Vanessa atalanta chromosome Z, ilVanAtal1.2, whole genome shotgun sequence contains:
- the LOC125076272 gene encoding uncharacterized protein LOC125076272 → MHLVYQTKYKIVLGEPQYSDDNEGTSKGKSGSFTEQEVKNATKYLKAYYNRQMDALQEMDVEMEESEEEINLTPPSPPSPTITFEINEEAEGQPIDDDDYKDLMTVLDDLITNKPPIMKKPKPVFDLDIYKYVSFVAESNDLIWDLEYHIHEHPDDSNSTG